A genomic window from Haliaeetus albicilla chromosome 10, bHalAlb1.1, whole genome shotgun sequence includes:
- the KCTD15 gene encoding BTB/POZ domain-containing protein KCTD15 isoform X4 — translation MLPVLQTLMPKTTGGGTVVPQAALQMLHGPLVAALPKHSALDGHLSSTDRISRLFNGTEPIVLDSLKQHYFIDRDGEIFRYILSFLRTSKLLLPDDFKDFNLLYEEAKYYQLQPMIKELERWKQEKEQRKHFQPCDCLVVRVTPDLGERIALSGEKALIEEIFPETGDVMCNSVNAGWNQDPTHVIRFPLNGYCRLNSVQVLERLFQKGFNVAASCGGGVDSSQFSEYVLCREDRRPQPTPTIRIKQEPLD, via the exons ATGCTACCAGTGCTGCAG ACTCTGATGCCCAAGACTACTGGTGGTGGGACTGTGGTCCCACAGGCAGCGCTGCAGATGCTGCACGGGCCATTGGTTGCTGCTTTGCCAAAACATTCAGCGTTGGATGGCCACTTATCCAGCACTGACAG aataaGTCGTCTGTTTAATGGCACAGAGCCTATTGTCTTGGACAGTTTAAAACAACATTATTTCATTGATCGAGATGGTGAAATTTTCAGATATATATTAAGCTTCCTAAGGACATCTAAGCTACTGCTCCCAGATGACTTTAAG gactTTAATCTTTTATATGAAGAAGCAAAGTATTACCAGCTGCAGCCAATGATTAAGGAACTTGAGCGATGGAaacaagagaaagaacaaaggaaacatttccagCCTTGTGACTGCTTGGTTGTAAGAGTGACTCCAGATCTGGGGGAAAGAATTGCATTGAGCGGGGAGAAAGCTTTAATAGAAGAGATCTTCCCGGAGACTGGGGACGTCATGTGTAACTCCGTAAACGCAGGCTGGAACCAGGACCCTACCCATGTTATTAGGTTTCCTTTGAATGGATACTGCCGGTTGAATTCAGTGCAG GTGCTCGAAAGGTTATTTCAGAAGGGATTTAACGTGGCAGCTTCGTGCGGTGGTGGGGTGGATTCCTCTCAGTTCAGTGAATACGTGCTGTGTCGCGAAGACAGACGACCACAACCTACCCCAACAATCAGAATAAAACAGGAGCCCCTGGACTAG
- the KCTD15 gene encoding BTB/POZ domain-containing protein KCTD15 isoform X5 has product MECRCYQCCRISRLFNGTEPIVLDSLKQHYFIDRDGEIFRYILSFLRTSKLLLPDDFKDFNLLYEEAKYYQLQPMIKELERWKQEKEQRKHFQPCDCLVVRVTPDLGERIALSGEKALIEEIFPETGDVMCNSVNAGWNQDPTHVIRFPLNGYCRLNSVQVLERLFQKGFNVAASCGGGVDSSQFSEYVLCREDRRPQPTPTIRIKQEPLD; this is encoded by the exons ATGGAGTGCAGATGCTACCAGTGCTGCAG aataaGTCGTCTGTTTAATGGCACAGAGCCTATTGTCTTGGACAGTTTAAAACAACATTATTTCATTGATCGAGATGGTGAAATTTTCAGATATATATTAAGCTTCCTAAGGACATCTAAGCTACTGCTCCCAGATGACTTTAAG gactTTAATCTTTTATATGAAGAAGCAAAGTATTACCAGCTGCAGCCAATGATTAAGGAACTTGAGCGATGGAaacaagagaaagaacaaaggaaacatttccagCCTTGTGACTGCTTGGTTGTAAGAGTGACTCCAGATCTGGGGGAAAGAATTGCATTGAGCGGGGAGAAAGCTTTAATAGAAGAGATCTTCCCGGAGACTGGGGACGTCATGTGTAACTCCGTAAACGCAGGCTGGAACCAGGACCCTACCCATGTTATTAGGTTTCCTTTGAATGGATACTGCCGGTTGAATTCAGTGCAG GTGCTCGAAAGGTTATTTCAGAAGGGATTTAACGTGGCAGCTTCGTGCGGTGGTGGGGTGGATTCCTCTCAGTTCAGTGAATACGTGCTGTGTCGCGAAGACAGACGACCACAACCTACCCCAACAATCAGAATAAAACAGGAGCCCCTGGACTAG